A section of the Schistosoma haematobium chromosome ZW, whole genome shotgun sequence genome encodes:
- a CDS encoding hypothetical protein (EggNog:ENOG4103HGG~COG:K), producing the protein MSLKLLNDICMLRSMIVLFYHIWIFMKLLYITTSYHLSDIANDHIELTQLISNDNQIRIRCDAKSRNTVESLILLSCPLSKTGVCRENCINPCPVNETSTICNDAVTLAIPKCIYRSMSNDHIQIEYLIHLNAINEKGQWWCTFRGKRSNSIELDSYHIQQKLTTTNMKTVNKYDTVIDITTPIDISPNLIQLIIGLVGVSIAFNIFFFVRCFTVKNYLKNLHIGHSRNNCLDQLLCIDQPRKLSPKTRLNYIQHVSPSETPKLTVKLSTTVTTTISTTNEQWTEPINLMTMTHNNHSPFVYHKSNSIPSSPTTNYPILHQNPLQYTQQYSGLPQNSFYSKYPMHNSFINPNPNPNNNGSSMEFIYDEVHNSIYTTTISQPSDHEKRKDTTKFQKFPNNTVRTVYDIGDWLVDKSGQIYIPYAQITTKPQRIILNNFDYSTLRKNDFFKNSPLLNTIINNQQQQQQHQQERQQQHRQEQQQQHQQEQQQHHQQERKQQQQTYSSTIPIQTRDPNSINNNNNPMISSTLSLPLVPVNITKDVSFTNEQLFIQNIPIEVNELDNVIEQNSNLQNSNLSINKNNKQSINQFDLFNPQVSDPLNTHQNIDQKFITNNINKSIEWKPSIKLLSHKTTKQLNGNSTHKINESHKIADLEDWSMIDQD; encoded by the exons ATGA GTTTGAAATTATTGAATGACATATGTATGCTTCGTTCTATGATAGTATTATTCTATCATATATGGATATTTATGAAATTGTTATACATAACTACTTCATATCATTTATCAGATATTGCTAATGATCATATTGAATTAACACAATTAATAAGTAATGATAATCAAATACGTATTCGATGCGATGCTAAAAGTCGTAATACAGTTGAAAGTTTAATACTTTTAAGTTGTCCACTTAGTAAAACTGGTGTATGTCGAGAAAATTGTATCAATCCATGTCCAGTAAATGAAA CATCAACAATTTGTAATGATGCAGTAACATTGGCTATTCCTAAATGCATTTATAGATCTATGTCAAATGATCATATACAAATTGAatatttaatacatttaaaTGCTATTAATGAGAAAGGACAATGGTGGTGTACATTTCGTGGGAAACGATCTAATTCTATTGAATTAGATTCATATCATATTCAACAAAAATTAACCACGACAAATATGAAAACAGTGAACAAATATGATACAGTTATAGATATTACAACTCCAATAG ATATTTCACCTAACCTGATACAACTTATTATTGGACTTGTTGGTGTTTCAATTGCTTTCAATATATTCTTTTTTGTACGATGTTTTACTGTGAAAAATTATTTGA AAAATCTTCATATCGGTCATTCAAGAAATAATTGTCTTGATCAACTACTCTGTATAGATCAGCCAAGAAAATTATCACCAAAAACAAGACTAAATTATATTCAACATGTTAGTCCATCGGAAACGCCAAAACTCACAGTGAAATTATCTACCACAGTAACTACAACAATCTCAACTACAAATGAACAATGGACTGAACCAATCAACCTGATGACAATGACACATAATAATCATTCACCATTTGTTTATCATAAATCAAATTCTATTCCATCATCACCTACTACTAATTATCCTATTCTACATCAAAATCCATTACAATATACGCAACAATATTCAGGTTTACcacaaaattcattttattccaaGTATCCAATgcataattcattcattaatcctaatcctaatcctaataataatggttcatcAATGGAATTTATTTACGATGAAGTTCATAATTCAATTTATACAACAACCATTAGTCAACCAAGTGATCATGAGAAAAGAAAAGACACTACA aaGTTTCAGAAATTTCCTAATAATACAGTCCGAACTGTATATGATATTGGTGATTGGCTTGTAGATAAATCTGGTCAAATTTATATTCCATATGCACAAATTACAACAAAACCTCAAagaattatattaaataattttgattattcaacattaagaaaaaatgatttttttaaaaattctcccttattaaatacaattataaataatcaacaacaacagcaacaacaccAACAAGAACGGCAACAGCAACATCGACAggaacaacaacagcaacaccAACAAGAACAGCAACAGCACCACCAACAAGAACGGAAACAGCAACAACAAACATATTCATCAACAATTCCAATACAAACCAGAGATCCAAATtcgatcaataataataataatccgatGATCAGTTCTACTCTTAGTTTACCATTGGTTCCAGTTAATATCACAAAGGATGTATCATTCACTaatgaacaattatttattcaaaatattccGATTGAAGTCAATGAATTAGATAATGTTATTGaacaaaat TCTAATTTGCAAAATTCTAATTTGTCaatcaataaaaacaataaacaatcaatcaaccaattcGATTTATTCAACCCACAAGTGTCAGATCCATTAAATACTCATCAAAATATTGATCAAAAGTTCATtactaataatatcaataaatcaattgaatggaaacCTTCAATTAAATTACTTTCACATAAAACCACTAAACAATTAAATGGAAATTCTAcacataaaataaatgaaagtcaTAAGATTGCTGATTTAGAGGATTGGTCTATGATAGATCaagattaa
- a CDS encoding hypothetical protein (EggNog:ENOG4103HGG~COG:K): MSLKLLNDICMLRSMIVLFYHIWIFMKLLYITTSYHLSDIANDHIELTQLISNDNQIRIRCDAKSRNTVESLILLSCPLSKTGVCRENCINPCPVNETSTICNDAVTLAIPKCIYRSMSNDHIQIEYLIHLNAINEKGQWWCTFRGKRSNSIELDSYHIQQKLTTTNMKTVNKYDTVIDITTPIDISPNLIQLIIGLVGVSIAFNIFFFVRCFTVKNYLKNLHIGHSRNNCLDQLLCIDQPRKLSPKTRLNYIQHVSPSETPKLTVKLSTTVTTTISTTNEQWTEPINLMTMTHNNHSPFVYHKSNSIPSSPTTNYPILHQNPLQYTQQYSGLPQNSFYSKYPMHNSFINPNPNPNNNGSSMEFIYDEVHNSIYTTTISQPSDHEKRKDTTFQKFPNNTVRTVYDIGDWLVDKSGQIYIPYAQITTKPQRIILNNFDYSTLRKNDFFKNSPLLNTIINNQQQQQQHQQERQQQHRQEQQQQHQQEQQQHHQQERKQQQQTYSSTIPIQTRDPNSINNNNNPMISSTLSLPLVPVNITKDVSFTNEQLFIQNIPIEVNELDNVIEQNSNLQNSNLSINKNNKQSINQFDLFNPQVSDPLNTHQNIDQKFITNNINKSIEWKPSIKLLSHKTTKQLNGNSTHKINESHKIADLEDWSMIDQD; encoded by the exons ATGA GTTTGAAATTATTGAATGACATATGTATGCTTCGTTCTATGATAGTATTATTCTATCATATATGGATATTTATGAAATTGTTATACATAACTACTTCATATCATTTATCAGATATTGCTAATGATCATATTGAATTAACACAATTAATAAGTAATGATAATCAAATACGTATTCGATGCGATGCTAAAAGTCGTAATACAGTTGAAAGTTTAATACTTTTAAGTTGTCCACTTAGTAAAACTGGTGTATGTCGAGAAAATTGTATCAATCCATGTCCAGTAAATGAAA CATCAACAATTTGTAATGATGCAGTAACATTGGCTATTCCTAAATGCATTTATAGATCTATGTCAAATGATCATATACAAATTGAatatttaatacatttaaaTGCTATTAATGAGAAAGGACAATGGTGGTGTACATTTCGTGGGAAACGATCTAATTCTATTGAATTAGATTCATATCATATTCAACAAAAATTAACCACGACAAATATGAAAACAGTGAACAAATATGATACAGTTATAGATATTACAACTCCAATAG ATATTTCACCTAACCTGATACAACTTATTATTGGACTTGTTGGTGTTTCAATTGCTTTCAATATATTCTTTTTTGTACGATGTTTTACTGTGAAAAATTATTTGA AAAATCTTCATATCGGTCATTCAAGAAATAATTGTCTTGATCAACTACTCTGTATAGATCAGCCAAGAAAATTATCACCAAAAACAAGACTAAATTATATTCAACATGTTAGTCCATCGGAAACGCCAAAACTCACAGTGAAATTATCTACCACAGTAACTACAACAATCTCAACTACAAATGAACAATGGACTGAACCAATCAACCTGATGACAATGACACATAATAATCATTCACCATTTGTTTATCATAAATCAAATTCTATTCCATCATCACCTACTACTAATTATCCTATTCTACATCAAAATCCATTACAATATACGCAACAATATTCAGGTTTACcacaaaattcattttattccaaGTATCCAATgcataattcattcattaatcctaatcctaatcctaataataatggttcatcAATGGAATTTATTTACGATGAAGTTCATAATTCAATTTATACAACAACCATTAGTCAACCAAGTGATCATGAGAAAAGAAAAGACACTACA TTTCAGAAATTTCCTAATAATACAGTCCGAACTGTATATGATATTGGTGATTGGCTTGTAGATAAATCTGGTCAAATTTATATTCCATATGCACAAATTACAACAAAACCTCAAagaattatattaaataattttgattattcaacattaagaaaaaatgatttttttaaaaattctcccttattaaatacaattataaataatcaacaacaacagcaacaacaccAACAAGAACGGCAACAGCAACATCGACAggaacaacaacagcaacaccAACAAGAACAGCAACAGCACCACCAACAAGAACGGAAACAGCAACAACAAACATATTCATCAACAATTCCAATACAAACCAGAGATCCAAATtcgatcaataataataataatccgatGATCAGTTCTACTCTTAGTTTACCATTGGTTCCAGTTAATATCACAAAGGATGTATCATTCACTaatgaacaattatttattcaaaatattccGATTGAAGTCAATGAATTAGATAATGTTATTGaacaaaat TCTAATTTGCAAAATTCTAATTTGTCaatcaataaaaacaataaacaatcaatcaaccaattcGATTTATTCAACCCACAAGTGTCAGATCCATTAAATACTCATCAAAATATTGATCAAAAGTTCATtactaataatatcaataaatcaattgaatggaaacCTTCAATTAAATTACTTTCACATAAAACCACTAAACAATTAAATGGAAATTCTAcacataaaataaatgaaagtcaTAAGATTGCTGATTTAGAGGATTGGTCTATGATAGATCaagattaa